Proteins encoded within one genomic window of Falco naumanni isolate bFalNau1 unplaced genomic scaffold, bFalNau1.pat scaffold_95_arrow_pat_ctg1, whole genome shotgun sequence:
- the LOC121082384 gene encoding uncharacterized protein LOC121082384 has protein sequence MIQQLSNRIVERAVDRIDPTFPVDLTVLNGPSHFIGALTQCKKEKGETVRVLEWIFTKMQPKTTIQEKTQNLAEIIQKGRMRILQITGMEPNAVYLPIRREDLEWWLQNSSVLQLSLLSEALEIKVEPLKTPILKWISNYDWLKCPKRSEKPLTDAITDYTDAGKRSRKAAATWYENNQWHHQILPAKTGDSLQTLELAAVVWVCTQWMHTRLNIVTDSMYVAGIVSRIEDARLKELQNQRLFELLRQLLSAIQQRTQPYCIIHIRSHKWSEGLGEGNARADQLVSVAAPINEFVKARESHNTFHQNARGLHRQFNITMEEARGIVRACPTCSHHGPGLGPQWIPAKWTKAAVTNVPTTSDSCD, from the exons ATGATCCAACAGCTCAGTAACCGGATTGTAGAACGAGCAGTAGATCGCATTGACCCTACCTTTCCTGTAGACCTCACTGTCTTAAATGGTCCCTCACATTTTATCGGTGCACTTACAcagtgcaaaaaggaaaagggggagaCTGTAAGAGTGTTAGAATGGATATTTACCAAAATGCAACCAAAAACCACCatccaagaaaaaacacaaaatctgGCGGAAATCATTCAAAAGGGAAGAATGCGAATTTTACAAATCACCGGAATGGAGCCAAATGCTGTGTATCTACCAATACGCAGAGAAGACTTAGAGTGGTGGTTGCAGAATTCATCGGTTTTACAGTTAAGCTTATTAAGTGAAGCTCTAGAGATTAAAGTCGAGCCTTTGAAAACACCAATATTAAAATGGATTAGTAATTATGATTGGTTAAAGTGTCCAAAACGGAGTGAGAAACCTTTAACAGATGCTATTACAGATTATACAGATGCAGGAAAACGCTCAAGAAAAGCGGCAGCAACATGGTACGAAAACAATCAATGGCACCATCAAATTCTCCCCGCAAAAACAGGAGATTCGTTACAAACCTTAGAGCTAGCTGCTGTTGTATGGGTCTGTACCCAATGGATGCATACGAGATTAAACATTGTAACGGACTCAATGTACGTTGCTGGAATTGTAAGCCGAATTGAAGATGCTCGTCTTAAAGAACTACAAAATCAACGACTGTTTGAACTTCTTAGGCAGCTGTTGTCAGCAATACAACAGCGCACGCAACCCTACTGCATTATACACATTAGAAGTCACAAATGGTCTGAAGGTTTGGGGGAAGGGAATGCGCGCGCTGACCAGCTCGTGTCTGTAGCAGCTCCTATAAATGAGTTTGTTAAGGCACGAGAATCACACAACACATTTCACCAGAACGCGCGGGGTCTGCATCGACAGTTTAACATTACAATGGAGGAAGCTAGGGGAATTGTACGAGCTTGTCCTACGTGCAGTCATCATGGACCGGGTTTAG GACCACAGTGGATCCCAGCAAAGTGGACCAAAGCAGCAGTGACCAATGTTCCAACAACCAGTGACAgttgtgattaa